The proteins below come from a single Haemorhous mexicanus isolate bHaeMex1 chromosome 18, bHaeMex1.pri, whole genome shotgun sequence genomic window:
- the SAMD10 gene encoding sterile alpha motif domain-containing protein 10 isoform X1, giving the protein MSCGRPKDMEAAAAASAHFSFCRSLLEHTVSAENLSYRLQRAAGSSLTWHDGRSQRPDGGRTVKLLRQPGTDGSQVRGCDHYGIYHTSPTLGSLVKPVVLWTQQDVCKWLKKHCPHNYLIYVEAFSHHAITGRALLRLNGEKLQRMGIALEAQRQEVLQQVLQLQVREEVRNLQLLSQDCTNTVNRAPLGWAVHRRYET; this is encoded by the exons ATGAGCTGCGGCCGGCCCAAGGACATGGAAG ccgCCGCTGCCGCCTCTGCTCACTTCAGCTTCTGCCGCAGCCTCCTGGAGCACACGGTGTCGGCCGAGAACCTCAGCTACCGCCTGCAGCGCGCCGCGGGCAGCAGCCTCACCTGGCACGACGGCCGCAGCCAGCGCCCCGACGGCGGCCGCACCGTCAAACTCCTGCGGCAGCCGGGCACCGACGGCTCGCAG GTCCGTGGCTGTGACCACTATGGCATCTACCACACCAGCCCCACGCTGGGCAGCCTGGTCAAGCCAGTGGTGCTGTGGACCCAGCAGGATGTGTGCAAATGGCTGAAGAAGCACTGCCCACACAACTATCTCATCTACGTCGAGGCGTTCTCCCACCACGCCATCACAG GCCGGGCGCTGCTGCGGCTGAACGGGGAGAAGCTGCAGCGCATGGGGATCGCGCTGGAGGCGCAGCGCCAGGAGGTCctgcagcaggtcctgcagctccaggtgcgCGAGGAGGTGCGgaacctgcagctgctcagccaaG ATTGCACCAACACTGTGAACCGAGCTCcgctgggatgggctgtgcaTCGCCGATATGAGACCTGA
- the SAMD10 gene encoding sterile alpha motif domain-containing protein 10 isoform X2, translating to MSCGRPKDMEAAAAASAHFSFCRSLLEHTVSAENLSYRLQRAAGSSLTWHDGRSQRPDGGRTVKLLRQPGTDGSQVRGCDHYGIYHTSPTLGSLVKPVVLWTQQDVCKWLKKHCPHNYLIYVEAFSHHAITGRALLRLNGEKLQRMGIALEAQRQEVLQQVLQLQVREEVRNLQLLSQGSFGNVS from the exons ATGAGCTGCGGCCGGCCCAAGGACATGGAAG ccgCCGCTGCCGCCTCTGCTCACTTCAGCTTCTGCCGCAGCCTCCTGGAGCACACGGTGTCGGCCGAGAACCTCAGCTACCGCCTGCAGCGCGCCGCGGGCAGCAGCCTCACCTGGCACGACGGCCGCAGCCAGCGCCCCGACGGCGGCCGCACCGTCAAACTCCTGCGGCAGCCGGGCACCGACGGCTCGCAG GTCCGTGGCTGTGACCACTATGGCATCTACCACACCAGCCCCACGCTGGGCAGCCTGGTCAAGCCAGTGGTGCTGTGGACCCAGCAGGATGTGTGCAAATGGCTGAAGAAGCACTGCCCACACAACTATCTCATCTACGTCGAGGCGTTCTCCCACCACGCCATCACAG GCCGGGCGCTGCTGCGGCTGAACGGGGAGAAGCTGCAGCGCATGGGGATCGCGCTGGAGGCGCAGCGCCAGGAGGTCctgcagcaggtcctgcagctccaggtgcgCGAGGAGGTGCGgaacctgcagctgctcagccaaG GTTCTTTTGGAAATGTCTCCTAG